TATGGTACTAGTAGTATGTACTAACAACACCGTCTCTCTCTGTGCACCGTTGTTTGCCACTAACTCTTGGAGATGTCCGGCGATTGACTGATTGAGCAGATCATTAGCACACTCGACAGCGCCTCGGTTGGGTACGCTAATGTTCTGGTCAATCGCCGGACATGCTAGGTCGGCAGGACAAGGACTTCCAGTGTCCGCTCGGGCCTCCACGGCAGGCACATCTTGGGCTGCCGTCGCGCGTACAGTACGTTAGAATTGACGCTTACCAGCCGAGCTCGTGCGCACTGTCCTTCGCTAAAGCTGCCACTACCGCGGCCGTCCTCCTCCCTAGACAGTTCAGAAAAAGATCGGTCTAGTCTAGGTGGCCTACGGGACGGGACGCCTTCGTCTGCGCCTGCCGCCTGGTCACTCACGGCCGAGGTGACAACTTTGGCCACACCTCTGGACGTGGCGCGAACAAGCGGTCGACGGTTCGACGCGTCCGAGGTGAGGTGGTGTGGTGTGGTGTGGTGGGGCGCTGCGCGTGGTGGCGGCCGCAGCCTCGCGCTCCTTTGACGCAACTAGTCACCCCGTCCTATCCCGTCTCGTCACGGCGGCGAGCGTGCTTTCGGCTGGTCCTGGTCGTGGTCTAAAGCGGCGCTGCAGCTGCGCCTGAGAGATTCCTGAAGCTCTCCCATGGCCAGCCAGAGCACACCACACTGGCGAACCAAACAGCGGTAACCGCCCACGCGGCAGCCGAAACAGGACAAGCATATCACCATACATGGCTGAGGAGGAGTCAGGACAGAACGCACAAGGAACAGGAGAAGCAAGCAACGGTCCGTAAAGCAGCTGCACATCATTGGTTTGGCCACCACACCACATCACCCACCCCTCAAACTCCAGTGGCGTCTGGGCAGTTAACCGCACAAGAAGGGCAGTAGTAGGCCCACAGCCGCTTTCCGGCGTTTCTAGAAGAAGGTCGCGCAGGCCCGCCCAAGCACACCGCACTCTCCCGTAGCTTGAGGCCTCAGTGTTCTCTCATGTCACCCCTTGTCTTCCCTGAGGTCGCCGTCAAGGGCGAAAGAGATTTTGATTTGGTGAATCGGCGGTCACTGATCGAGCGAGCGGAGATGAGGGTATAATAAAGCTTGCCCCCCCACCACCCCCACAATAGATCTGTCATGCTCGCATTGGCTGCGCAGGCTATGAACCAGCGACAGGATTTTGTGGTGCCGTTGCGGTGCTACTTGTGCTAATAATTCTCAAGTAGCTGTCAAAATACTACTACTAGTAAAATACGAACTTATTAGCCACACTGCTTTTCCTTGAGAACGAATCGCTGCCGTTCCAATCAGAGCACGTGATCCGGTGCACTAATAAGAACACATACAGTATTATGCTCTCCAATTATGACGACCGAGACCTGTTGCCAGACATTAGTATTCCTACTTATGGACGAGTTTTGCCAAAGATTAAGAGCGCTGAAGCTGGTCACTTCGTCACACGCCTGAAAAGAGCTATCAGCCAGTACTGAGTACTGACTACAATGGAAACGGCAATTAAAATAGTACGTAGTACATATCACGATGAGATTGTTGCCTTAAATTATGATGTACAGTATGTGTCAACAAGCACTAATCCGGATCGCACATAAGAACCGTTTCTATGAAAGAACGTCGATATCTCTGACCATGATTTGTCATATATCGATTTTAAGAGAGCAATCCAGCCACACCGGACACTAGACGCAGACCAGCGAAACCACCCTGACCAGTTCGACGTTTTCTTATTTTTTATTTGTTAAAAATAATGTCATAgtcatttatttttatttttgttcAACTGCGGCTGCAGTCCCTCGCAGCTACAGTAAACTGTGAGAGCATGAAAGGCCAAAGCCAAAGTTGATGTGTAATCTCCGTCTGCTTTTTTTTAAGCCATTTATGAATATTCTCTCTCACAGTTTACCATTGTTGCCTTGAACAGCTGAAGAAAGCCAGAGAACCTTATTCGACAAATAAACGCCGTTTCCCCTAACGAAACGCTTCCAAATATACGTGGGGCCATGCATCTCATACGTCTACGGAATAATAATCTGCTGAATCCTCGAGAATCCGTCTCGCCCTCTTGCCTAGCTGGCAAAATAGTTTTCACGTTCCTATCTTGACACTGTCCGAGAGGACTCCTTTTGGCCACCCGTTCAGCGGCAGGGACCAGATGGGCTAGCTAGGAGTCCAGAACTTTCTCATGGctgccctcctcctcctcctcctgtccTTTTTGTCTTGCGCCCTGCACAGTGAAACTGAAAGGTGATTCGCGACGCGGCAAAGAACGAGACGAAAAAGTCGATGGGTGTCGCCGTTGCTTGCACGAGGGGACGAGCCGAATGTTTTTTGCGCTAGCTACCAAAGGTGTTGCCCGGCACGTCTTTGGTCGTCTACTGTGAGTATAGCGGCCACACGAGCTTACGACGTCGACGGAAGGCAGCGGCCAAAGTAAAATTAGAGAAGCAAAGGATGTGTGTTTAGCTTGTGGATGGAATACGTGCGGGTGTGTGCGATAGGGACGTTCTCTCGTGCCCAAGAGCGAGCGTGTTTGTTTCGTCGCGAAGGATGCGGGCGTTCTCGGGTGTTCACCGACGGTCAGTGGGGTACATTTCAGCTgtcatttggttcacatattggtaACGTAATGCGTAATCGATAACGTTAAATTATGTTTGTTTAAATCTAATCGTAATCGATACCACACTACAAATGAATACCattttattcaaatttgttaccgtcGTTATTCGAGTGTGAATCGTTACTATtatcatttacgttacatttcgtaaACTAAACGAGCTATCGCAGTACCGACACCAACGTGAAGGTACATTGGACTTGAGAGTAGATTGACTTATAAACAGTAAATATAAGTCGATTCACTCTCAACTTCAACTCACCTTTATAATGATTTTATTTGGTTGTCCATGCCATCGCGTCTAGAAAAAAGAATAATGATGGCACAAGTCATAGGCCTGCCGGACGGTGAAGTTTTATAATGGAAAATATACAAATTAACATAATGATTTTGCAGTTACTCATTCTTTCTGGGATCTTGAGGACATGATGAAAAGTTAAATGATGAGACCAAATGATAGGAAGAGCATATATGTatatgaaaacaaaacatttgatcGAGCTGATGAAATTAGAACTTTGATGAAACCTACTTCTTTTATTATCAAGCCCCGAGAACTTCGTTTTGGCCTCGTGGATATTGTGATTCTCCCATTAGTTGTGCAATTCTGGGTCCTAGTTTCTTCAGAAGGCAACCAAAGTTATGATATTATGGCTTTTACATAGTTATTTGTTTCTACCTTTCCGTACCAATAAGATATTATGGCTTTCATAGATATATACTAATATTTATTGTATGTTTAGATATATAATAATAAAAACAATAATGTAGAGAAGCCACAACGCCTTATAATTTACAATTTACAGCCAAGTGGATGATTATCTAGCTCCACAAGTCCAACAGAAAAGTTAAACGAACATTGCAATTTCCTGGTCCGTGTAAAGGGCTATGTTGACAAAAAATTACTTGACAAAAAAGTAGTATGTGGAGGGACTACATTTAAATGTACAGTAACCGTAATCGACGCGCTCGGAGAATCCTGCAGAATCACGAGGTTGACTTTTTGCAAGCAAGCATatatacattcaaatgtacacgcACAATACAATATATATTTGTGAAGCGACCATCCTTCCATTAGATTATTGAAACCTCGAAACACCACCACACCAACAAAAAGGCTGCAACAAGCCGTGCAACTCGCTACCACCGCGGGCGACTCTGAACCAATACCGTTGATTTTTTGCAGCGTGGAAGAAAGCAGTATTGGCATTGGGTGATTTGCCTCCAAACTCCAAAGGTCGCCATGCCTCGATCACTAGTTCCATGTTTCCGTCGCGCTCCGAATCCCGCGACCTACCGCCTGGCCCCATCCTCCATTGGCACAAAGCGGCCAGTTCTCTCCATCAGTTGCGTCGAGAGCACCATGGCGCGCGGCGACGGCGACATGCACGTACGTTACACACACACGAGCCTTAAGCCTATGTACTAGCCTCTCCATTTCAGGCCACCGCATTCCACTCAACAAGCGGCCAGGGCTCCCACAGCTCCGGCATGGCGCAGTAGGACTCCGGGAACTCGTCGTCGTAGTGAAGGTGCTGGTCGTCGCACTCGGACTCCACCGAGACGTCGGCCAGCGCCGCGCACGTCGACCCGACGAGCACACAGCTCTCGGCGGGCGGCTCCATGTCGACGCATCCGAACAGCAGGACGTTCCTCTTGTCGTCCTCCGCCTCCTCCTCACCACCACCGCCGATGCAGCTGCTGCTGCTAGCCATCGTctcgcggccgccgccgccggcggcggcggcccggTCGTCCCGCTCCCTCAGCCTCTCGCTTAGCTCGCTCAACTGGTCAGTAGTCATGGAACAAACTTTTGATCAGTAGTCATGCAGCAACGGACTGTCGTACAGCATGTTATGTTCAGAGATTATCAGGAAGGATATCGCGTGCGCGCGGATCGGAGGTTCACAGTGATTACCTGAGTGGTGAGTGCGAGCTTGTCCTGCTTGAGGGACTCGACGTGGGCGTGGAGATCGTCGAACTTGGCGCGGAGCAGGGCGTAGTCGTGCTCGAGCTGCTTGGAGCGCCACCGGGCGCGCTTGTTCTGGAACCAGATGGCCACCTGCCGCGGCTGCAGGCCCAGCTCCCGCGCCAGCTCCGCCTTCTCCCGGGGCTCCAGCTTGGCGTGGTGCGCGTGGAACATGGACTCCAGCGACCGTATCTGCTCCTCCGTGAACCGCCGCTTCCTCTCCCCCCTCCCCGACGCCCCGCCTCCGCCTCTCCCCGCCAAAAACGAGGACGGCGGCTCGTCGAGCATCGGGACGcagagctgctgctgctgctgctgtggctgtgGCACCTGCACCGTCGTCGGCATGaagaactgctgctgctggtgatCTGGCCTGTCCATGTCGTCGATGGATCGATCGATCGTTGGATCCTAGCTATAGCTACTAGAAGCGGTGTGTGTTCTTCCTACCAGCCGGCCGGGACTCCGTGGTACCGTCCCGCTCGGCCCCCCGTTTTATACCCGGCGCGCGGCGTTACGTGTCCACGTCCGGCGATGCGAACATGTGGCCTTTGCGATTGCGGATAAAAGAAGCCCTAGGGCCCGCCCCGCTCGTTGCGAGACCAGGCAAGCAAAGCCGCTTTTGTTTCCGTTCCCGGCCAAGTGTCCGGAATCCGGCCCGTGGCCCGTCGTCCAATGGTTATCCGGCCGCCTCGCGATCCGCGCCCGACACGTGGCGCGTGCGATCGGAACGAGCCCCAGATATTCTTCGGCCCCGGTGGGCCGGGCCGACCCTCTTCTCAGCCGGAACCGGAAGGGATCAGTGCGGGGGGGAGGGATAACCGACGGAAGAACTGGGGTGCCGTTTGGTTTatatatttgtaacgtaatgagtaacggataacgttaaatcatgtttgttttagtccaaccgtaataagataccacactaaaatttgataccagcctattcaaatttgttaccgccagtaatcgagccgaaaccattaccattaccatttgcgttacattttttgaaccaaacagcacctggATTGCTGGAGTCGCCGGCGAGCGGCCAATGGGCGGCGGAAAGGTGTGCGCCGGAGGTGGTGTGCGGGGCGCGGACGGAGACGGGCGCAATTGGAACATGTGGTCCGATGGAAGGGCGTGCCGTGCCGCGCGCGGTCGCCGTCACCGGCGCCAGGTGTGCAGTGCAAGGGGGCTTCCTCCGAAAGGGTCGTCGAGGTGGCGCGCCACGCTTGTCCCGTTGCGGCGGCCGGGGGACGTACGAGTCGGACAGTTCGCTCCAGTCGGGTGGTCTGCCGTCTTGCGCGCGCGCGGTACTGTGCCGCCGAAGGCATGTTCATGTTCGACCCGTGTCGTGTTGCGTTTACTGGCAGGCAGTACGTGGTAGGCGGTGTGTGCCTGCCGTAAAAACGACATGATGACTAAAGAAGATTAGATAGGCTAGATGATAAGTACGTACGCTGTAGCCTGGCTTACGCATGCGCATGCGGGGAGCAGGCCCGCCTATCTGACTCCGTGTATCGATCCAATGGAAGAAAAGGGGAttattcgtcgtcgtcgtcttccaaCTTCTGATGATGCGTGTTCTAGCAGATCAGGTAAGTTAAAAAGCGGTAA
This portion of the Zea mays cultivar B73 chromosome 2, Zm-B73-REFERENCE-NAM-5.0, whole genome shotgun sequence genome encodes:
- the LOC103646132 gene encoding homeobox-leucine zipper protein HOX22 → MDRPDHQQQQFFMPTTVQVPQPQQQQQQLCVPMLDEPPSSFLAGRGGGGASGRGERKRRFTEEQIRSLESMFHAHHAKLEPREKAELARELGLQPRQVAIWFQNKRARWRSKQLEHDYALLRAKFDDLHAHVESLKQDKLALTTQLSELSERLRERDDRAAAAGGGGRETMASSSSCIGGGGEEEAEDDKRNVLLFGCVDMEPPAESCVLVGSTCAALADVSVESECDDQHLHYDDEFPESYCAMPELWEPWPLVEWNAVA